One stretch of Armigeres subalbatus isolate Guangzhou_Male chromosome 2, GZ_Asu_2, whole genome shotgun sequence DNA includes these proteins:
- the LOC134214149 gene encoding glycine receptor subunit alpha-2-like isoform X2, with translation MNAVPLFSVFCLSSTVWIYAVAGALTYRLPENVSTYDKNVKPGSLTEVSISLYINRISGVDENKEEISIDAFLQVTWEDPRLVPDDSAGTMTKEYMELTPTEQMTVWVPDLYIRQLREMRVMTLFEEISKLRLYKNSTLVLTKGATIIFKCDMDFVLYPLDVQRCPVDFSSYKYNVREMRFRWKNDNGLTFPKDFGDGFFRLPKYVVSFYTEQNPQTIHYDNHSSARLEITLSREVKSYLLENYLPSTLFVSMSWGSFVVVPEIVPGRMVLLVTTLLSLITMFDTVRNNSPDALELKCLEVWLISCTLFVFFALMEYFIVLFGIRYDKHWRVAAKAHHVQVAPPVQIQSTLSLSQNTVETPMNSSHAAQRENGLESTGGGLKVTGTNKVQPQEADASKVNSIGNLSGSFQTTQHVTSVMTRRRVHSFRNVADVALMYAGSQRGRLDQISLIIFPLSFLIFTIAYWTMYINESNHRRNM, from the exons GATCACTCACTGAGGTGTCAATCTCGCTGTACATCAACAGGATATCGGGAGTGGATGAAAACAAGGAG GAAATATCAATCGATGCGTTTCTGCAAGTCACGTGGGAGGATCCCCGGCTGGTTCCGGACGATTCCGCCGGGACCATGACCAAGGAGTACATGGAGCTGACACCGACCGAGCAGATGACGGTGTGGGTTCCCGATCTCTACATTCGGCAGCTGCGGGAGATGCGGGTGATGACCCTGTTCGAGGAAATCAGCAAACTGCGGCTGTACAAAAATAGCACCCTCGTGTTGACCAAGGG GGCAACAATCATCTTTAAGTGCGATATGGATTTCGTTCTGTATCCGTTAGACGTACAAAGATGTCCAGTAGATTTTAGTAGCT ACAAATATAATGTAAGAGAAATGCGCTTCCGTTGGAAGAATGACAACGGCCTCACATTCCCGAAGGATTTTGGAGACGGATTCTTCCGATTGCCAAAGTACGTCGTATCGTTCTACACCGAACAGAACCCGCAAACAATCCACTATG ACAACCATAGTTCCGCCCGGCTGGAGATAACCCTGTCGCGCGAGGTCAaaagctaccttctggaaaacTACCTTCCCTCGACGCTGTTCGTGTCCATGTCCTGGGGTTCGTTCGTCGTCGTCCCGGAAATCGTTCCGGGTAGGATGGTTCTGCTGGTGACGACACTCCTCTCGCTAATCACCATGTTCGACACGGTTCGGAACAACTCACCGGATGCCCTGGAACTCAAATGTCTGGAG GTGTGGCTGATATCGTGTacgctttttgtatttttcgcaCTGATGGAGTATTTTATAGTGCTCTTCGGCATTCGGTACGATAAGCACTGGCGAGTGGCAGCCAAAGCCCATCATGTGCAGGTCGCACCCCCAGTGCAGATCCAATCAACACTGTCTCTGTCACAAAACACTGTCGAGACGCCG ATGAATTCCAGTCATGCAGCGCAGCGCGAGAATGGACTGGAGAGCACCGGAGGAGGGCTCAAGGTAACGGGAACGAACAAGGTGCAACCGCAGGAGGCAGACGCATCCAAGGTCAATTCGATCGGAAACCTGTCCGGTAGTTTTCAAACCACTCAACACGTGACTTCCGTTATGACTCGAAGACG TGTTCACAGCTTCCGCAACGTGGCCGACGTGGCGCTGATGTATGCTGGCTCACAACGAGGCCGGTTGGACCAAATCTCGCTTATAATCTTCCCGCTGAGTTTTCTCATCTTCACAATCGCTTACTGGACAATGTACATCAACGAGTCAAACCATCGGAGGAATATGTAA
- the LOC134214149 gene encoding glycine receptor subunit alpha-2-like isoform X1, whose product MNAVPLFSVFCLSSTVWIYAVAGALTYRLPENVSTYDKNVKPGSLTEVSISLYINRISGVDENKEEISIDAFLQVTWEDPRLVPDDSAGTMTKEYMELTPTEQMTVWVPDLYIRQLREMRVMTLFEEISKLRLYKNSTLVLTKGATIIFKCDMDFVLYPLDVQRCPVDFSSYKYNVREMRFRWKNDNGLTFPKDFGDGFFRLPKYVVSFYTEQNPQTIHYGEDNHSSARLEITLSREVKSYLLENYLPSTLFVSMSWGSFVVVPEIVPGRMVLLVTTLLSLITMFDTVRNNSPDALELKCLEVWLISCTLFVFFALMEYFIVLFGIRYDKHWRVAAKAHHVQVAPPVQIQSTLSLSQNTVETPMNSSHAAQRENGLESTGGGLKVTGTNKVQPQEADASKVNSIGNLSGSFQTTQHVTSVMTRRRVHSFRNVADVALMYAGSQRGRLDQISLIIFPLSFLIFTIAYWTMYINESNHRRNM is encoded by the exons GATCACTCACTGAGGTGTCAATCTCGCTGTACATCAACAGGATATCGGGAGTGGATGAAAACAAGGAG GAAATATCAATCGATGCGTTTCTGCAAGTCACGTGGGAGGATCCCCGGCTGGTTCCGGACGATTCCGCCGGGACCATGACCAAGGAGTACATGGAGCTGACACCGACCGAGCAGATGACGGTGTGGGTTCCCGATCTCTACATTCGGCAGCTGCGGGAGATGCGGGTGATGACCCTGTTCGAGGAAATCAGCAAACTGCGGCTGTACAAAAATAGCACCCTCGTGTTGACCAAGGG GGCAACAATCATCTTTAAGTGCGATATGGATTTCGTTCTGTATCCGTTAGACGTACAAAGATGTCCAGTAGATTTTAGTAGCT ACAAATATAATGTAAGAGAAATGCGCTTCCGTTGGAAGAATGACAACGGCCTCACATTCCCGAAGGATTTTGGAGACGGATTCTTCCGATTGCCAAAGTACGTCGTATCGTTCTACACCGAACAGAACCCGCAAACAATCCACTATGGTGAAG ACAACCATAGTTCCGCCCGGCTGGAGATAACCCTGTCGCGCGAGGTCAaaagctaccttctggaaaacTACCTTCCCTCGACGCTGTTCGTGTCCATGTCCTGGGGTTCGTTCGTCGTCGTCCCGGAAATCGTTCCGGGTAGGATGGTTCTGCTGGTGACGACACTCCTCTCGCTAATCACCATGTTCGACACGGTTCGGAACAACTCACCGGATGCCCTGGAACTCAAATGTCTGGAG GTGTGGCTGATATCGTGTacgctttttgtatttttcgcaCTGATGGAGTATTTTATAGTGCTCTTCGGCATTCGGTACGATAAGCACTGGCGAGTGGCAGCCAAAGCCCATCATGTGCAGGTCGCACCCCCAGTGCAGATCCAATCAACACTGTCTCTGTCACAAAACACTGTCGAGACGCCG ATGAATTCCAGTCATGCAGCGCAGCGCGAGAATGGACTGGAGAGCACCGGAGGAGGGCTCAAGGTAACGGGAACGAACAAGGTGCAACCGCAGGAGGCAGACGCATCCAAGGTCAATTCGATCGGAAACCTGTCCGGTAGTTTTCAAACCACTCAACACGTGACTTCCGTTATGACTCGAAGACG TGTTCACAGCTTCCGCAACGTGGCCGACGTGGCGCTGATGTATGCTGGCTCACAACGAGGCCGGTTGGACCAAATCTCGCTTATAATCTTCCCGCTGAGTTTTCTCATCTTCACAATCGCTTACTGGACAATGTACATCAACGAGTCAAACCATCGGAGGAATATGTAA
- the LOC134214149 gene encoding glycine receptor subunit alpha-2-like isoform X3 → MNAVPLFSVFCLSSTVWIYAVAGALTYRLPENVSTYDKNVKPGSLTEVSISLYINRISGVDENKEEISIDAFLQVTWEDPRLVPDDSAGTMTKEYMELTPTEQMTVWVPDLYIRQLREMRVMTLFEEISKLRLYKNSTLVLTKGATIIFKCDMDFVLYPLDVQRCPVDFSSYKYNVREMRFRWKNDNGLTFPKDFGDGFFRLPKYVVSFYTEQNPQTIHYGEDNHSSARLEITLSREVKSYLLENYLPSTLFVSMSWGSFVVVPEIVPGRMVLLVTTLLSLITMFDTVRNNSPDALELKCLEVWLISCTLFVFFALMEYFIVLFGIRYDKHWRVAAKAHHVQVAPPVQIQSTLSLSQNTVETPMNSSHAAQRENGLESTGGGLKVTGTNKVQPQEADASKVNSIGNLSGSFQTTQHVTSVMTRRRFRNVADVALMYAGSQRGRLDQISLIIFPLSFLIFTIAYWTMYINESNHRRNM, encoded by the exons GATCACTCACTGAGGTGTCAATCTCGCTGTACATCAACAGGATATCGGGAGTGGATGAAAACAAGGAG GAAATATCAATCGATGCGTTTCTGCAAGTCACGTGGGAGGATCCCCGGCTGGTTCCGGACGATTCCGCCGGGACCATGACCAAGGAGTACATGGAGCTGACACCGACCGAGCAGATGACGGTGTGGGTTCCCGATCTCTACATTCGGCAGCTGCGGGAGATGCGGGTGATGACCCTGTTCGAGGAAATCAGCAAACTGCGGCTGTACAAAAATAGCACCCTCGTGTTGACCAAGGG GGCAACAATCATCTTTAAGTGCGATATGGATTTCGTTCTGTATCCGTTAGACGTACAAAGATGTCCAGTAGATTTTAGTAGCT ACAAATATAATGTAAGAGAAATGCGCTTCCGTTGGAAGAATGACAACGGCCTCACATTCCCGAAGGATTTTGGAGACGGATTCTTCCGATTGCCAAAGTACGTCGTATCGTTCTACACCGAACAGAACCCGCAAACAATCCACTATGGTGAAG ACAACCATAGTTCCGCCCGGCTGGAGATAACCCTGTCGCGCGAGGTCAaaagctaccttctggaaaacTACCTTCCCTCGACGCTGTTCGTGTCCATGTCCTGGGGTTCGTTCGTCGTCGTCCCGGAAATCGTTCCGGGTAGGATGGTTCTGCTGGTGACGACACTCCTCTCGCTAATCACCATGTTCGACACGGTTCGGAACAACTCACCGGATGCCCTGGAACTCAAATGTCTGGAG GTGTGGCTGATATCGTGTacgctttttgtatttttcgcaCTGATGGAGTATTTTATAGTGCTCTTCGGCATTCGGTACGATAAGCACTGGCGAGTGGCAGCCAAAGCCCATCATGTGCAGGTCGCACCCCCAGTGCAGATCCAATCAACACTGTCTCTGTCACAAAACACTGTCGAGACGCCG ATGAATTCCAGTCATGCAGCGCAGCGCGAGAATGGACTGGAGAGCACCGGAGGAGGGCTCAAGGTAACGGGAACGAACAAGGTGCAACCGCAGGAGGCAGACGCATCCAAGGTCAATTCGATCGGAAACCTGTCCGGTAGTTTTCAAACCACTCAACACGTGACTTCCGTTATGACTCGAAGACG CTTCCGCAACGTGGCCGACGTGGCGCTGATGTATGCTGGCTCACAACGAGGCCGGTTGGACCAAATCTCGCTTATAATCTTCCCGCTGAGTTTTCTCATCTTCACAATCGCTTACTGGACAATGTACATCAACGAGTCAAACCATCGGAGGAATATGTAA
- the LOC134214149 gene encoding glycine receptor subunit alpha-2-like isoform X4 → MTKEYMELTPTEQMTVWVPDLYIRQLREMRVMTLFEEISKLRLYKNSTLVLTKGATIIFKCDMDFVLYPLDVQRCPVDFSSYKYNVREMRFRWKNDNGLTFPKDFGDGFFRLPKYVVSFYTEQNPQTIHYGEDNHSSARLEITLSREVKSYLLENYLPSTLFVSMSWGSFVVVPEIVPGRMVLLVTTLLSLITMFDTVRNNSPDALELKCLEVWLISCTLFVFFALMEYFIVLFGIRYDKHWRVAAKAHHVQVAPPVQIQSTLSLSQNTVETPMNSSHAAQRENGLESTGGGLKVTGTNKVQPQEADASKVNSIGNLSGSFQTTQHVTSVMTRRRVHSFRNVADVALMYAGSQRGRLDQISLIIFPLSFLIFTIAYWTMYINESNHRRNM, encoded by the exons ATGACCAAGGAGTACATGGAGCTGACACCGACCGAGCAGATGACGGTGTGGGTTCCCGATCTCTACATTCGGCAGCTGCGGGAGATGCGGGTGATGACCCTGTTCGAGGAAATCAGCAAACTGCGGCTGTACAAAAATAGCACCCTCGTGTTGACCAAGGG GGCAACAATCATCTTTAAGTGCGATATGGATTTCGTTCTGTATCCGTTAGACGTACAAAGATGTCCAGTAGATTTTAGTAGCT ACAAATATAATGTAAGAGAAATGCGCTTCCGTTGGAAGAATGACAACGGCCTCACATTCCCGAAGGATTTTGGAGACGGATTCTTCCGATTGCCAAAGTACGTCGTATCGTTCTACACCGAACAGAACCCGCAAACAATCCACTATGGTGAAG ACAACCATAGTTCCGCCCGGCTGGAGATAACCCTGTCGCGCGAGGTCAaaagctaccttctggaaaacTACCTTCCCTCGACGCTGTTCGTGTCCATGTCCTGGGGTTCGTTCGTCGTCGTCCCGGAAATCGTTCCGGGTAGGATGGTTCTGCTGGTGACGACACTCCTCTCGCTAATCACCATGTTCGACACGGTTCGGAACAACTCACCGGATGCCCTGGAACTCAAATGTCTGGAG GTGTGGCTGATATCGTGTacgctttttgtatttttcgcaCTGATGGAGTATTTTATAGTGCTCTTCGGCATTCGGTACGATAAGCACTGGCGAGTGGCAGCCAAAGCCCATCATGTGCAGGTCGCACCCCCAGTGCAGATCCAATCAACACTGTCTCTGTCACAAAACACTGTCGAGACGCCG ATGAATTCCAGTCATGCAGCGCAGCGCGAGAATGGACTGGAGAGCACCGGAGGAGGGCTCAAGGTAACGGGAACGAACAAGGTGCAACCGCAGGAGGCAGACGCATCCAAGGTCAATTCGATCGGAAACCTGTCCGGTAGTTTTCAAACCACTCAACACGTGACTTCCGTTATGACTCGAAGACG TGTTCACAGCTTCCGCAACGTGGCCGACGTGGCGCTGATGTATGCTGGCTCACAACGAGGCCGGTTGGACCAAATCTCGCTTATAATCTTCCCGCTGAGTTTTCTCATCTTCACAATCGCTTACTGGACAATGTACATCAACGAGTCAAACCATCGGAGGAATATGTAA